In the genome of Cryptococcus neoformans var. neoformans B-3501A chromosome 5, whole genome shotgun sequence, the window TGGCGTTGCCGAGGCTGCCGATCAGGATAAACTGACTGGGGAGTTGTCAGTCAGGCCATCCCGTCACGgccaccatcaccaccaccgaaACAAACAGGACAAGGCGGCGCATGCGCATGGTGACGCGTTTGGTAAGAGGAAAGGTGGCGGTTGGTGTCAGCACAAGGAGGCTTCACCTTCGCCTGCTTTGGCCAAGTATGTCAGCGAGATTTTCATCCCTGCGAATGAGGTCGAGGACGTGCAGGACGTGCAGCAGGCGCAGCAGGCGCAGCAGGTGAAGGGTAAAGgtaaagaaaaggaaatggagagTGAGCCGGTGACTCCCAAGGCGGAGAACAAGGAGTTCATCTTACCAGCCAGTGCTGCCGCCGCATCTGCAGAGGCAACCCCGGTCTCCATCGCGGACGACCCTGCCCCTGCCCCTGCTGACAAGAGTAGCCCACCGGCCAAGGAGCCCGTCGGGCCCCTCGacatcttttctttcgTGCGACACGTGACTATCCCCCCTGGGACTAGTCTTCCCGCCGGCACGGTTTTCACAAAGATCTGGAAGTACACGCATTTTGCCTCGGGCAGCGAATACCCATTCTCCACCGTCCGACTTGTGCGCCAGACCGACGACGACGGTAGCCTCGGCGGTATCCAGATCGAGGGCTCAGAGGTCAAGGTAGAGTTCAAGGTCGATGATGtgaaggagggcgaggaaggtgaagtGAGGATTGAGGGATTAAAGGTTCCCGACAAAAAGGGTGAAGAGGTTCGAGAGGCGTGGAGATTTGTCGATGAAAATGGTGTCGAGTACGGCCAGCCGTTCCGTCTTAGGTGagtgttttttttttttttttttttggcgtCGCGATCTTTTACCACGTGACTATTAAAAAACGGTCGCTGACAAAATGTCATAGGATTACCGTGAGCGAAGACTTGGTTCAGAGCAAGAACTTGAGCGCTTCCAGCTTGTTGATGCCTCTATCTGACCACCACAATCCTACTACTCCCGGCTCGTCGGGCTACGTTTCTGCTTATTCCAGAGACGGTAAGCAAGGTGACGGTGAAGCTGCGCCCTGCGGTACTCTTATCTACCACTATGCCCAACAAGTTCAACAAACGAAGCCAGAAGCGTCTCCTTCTGTCACGCCTTGTGCAGCATCCACCACTGCCTCCTCTTATGCCTCCCCGCTTTCCGGCATCACGTCCCTCCCTTCCACTGCTACTgccgatgacgatgacgatgatgacgacaaTCTGTCCATCATCTCGTACAACTCGTATGTTGACGTGGACGGTGTGCGAACAAGCACGACtgcctcgtcttcctccgtGGCTGGGGCGCGccgggaagaggaagaaggtgaagaggtCCAACTTGGTAGTGAGGACGACTATGAGGTTGTGGAGGGTAGCGAAGACGACTCGACTGCTGATGAGCTTTGAGCACTATCATCAACAGTTTCATCTTTGTTTTTCGTCTGATCTTTgttattatttattttcttttttcgtTCCTACCACTCTCCACTCTGTTGATTCGTAACCTACCATCTAGCTTGTATTATGCTCGAACCTGCTTGTGTGTTTTGATTTGATAGGTGTTTGTTGGTGAAAAAAGGGGGGCGAGGCCGAGTATGTAGTTTTATGACTTTTGAATGTAATTGTTTTATTGTTTCCCGCCCAACTGTTTGTCTATTGGAATTTTCCAGAAAGTTTTGCGGAGCATATTCATCATCCCTTGAAATGAAACGAAAAATTATGAGACCTACAAGATGCCCATTACGGACTGAACAAGAAGCAAACatagaaagaaaaaaaaaaccaaaaaaaaagtgaaAAGAACAGAAAAATGGCTTGCGATCATAGCCAGGGCGGCTGAGCTGATGTCATGGGGTTGTAAACCCTCAGTAAACGTCCTGACGAATTGGTATCAGCAACTTTACAcgaaagcgaagaaagggaaggaaattAAAAGGGATTCGACGAACCAGGTCcgaccttcatcttgtACAAAAAATTGACAATCGTCTCGCTTTCTTTATTCTGACCGCCTCCCAGACCTTTTGCCCAATGTGCATTCGCCTTTTCCGCCAAGACGTGTTTGGCAGCCAGCACGTCGGAAAGGGTCATGACCCCCCGCCTGAtaggaggaggtggtgaaggaggCGGGGGGGTCGCGGGGCGACGGGAGGGTAAAGTCTTGGAGCGGGTTGTAGGCGGAGtaggagggggaggggtgGAGTGCGGAGATGCGGGGGGTGCGTCTGCTGTTGAGGGGATGTGGGAGGGAGCGTCCAGGCTGATAGGAGGTTCAACAGGGACGATGGGCGCGTCGTAGCTGGTCGTCGGGCCATTGGGTTCTTCGGCAGTTGTCTCGCCTTGCCCAGATGGAGCAGCAGCTGTCGTTTCGCCCCCTTCCACTTGGCCATTGGTGCTTTGGTGCGCTTCCTCTGCGCCATTCGTTTGTTGGGCGCCATCAGTCTTTTCTCCCGATGTAAACGTTGTGCCATCAGCAGCACCGCCAGCGTCGCCAGtatcagcagcagctgacTCTTCGGCGCCGATACCAACAGTCCCCATCGTAGGCTTGACATCTTCCTCGGCGCCTGGAGCCATCGAGGGTGTACGTTCCAGAGGAGGCGAAGGGTCATGGTTGGTGGGGAACACAGATGCGGGGGGTACGGGTGTGGGGGCAGCAGGTGGGATCGTGTATAGTTGGTTGGCTTTTTTGCAAGGagaacaagaagaccaAGTCAGCAAGGCATGCTCGAATGCGCGGTGTCCcgacaaaaaaaaaggcataCGAGGGATACATGGCTCTTCTGACCATGGAGAAGGCTCCCATCTGGGTAACAGATCATGCGCTTCGAGGTACTTGTACAGTGTCTCGACAGGCAGGTCGTTAAAGTCAATCTGCATGGGCACATCAGTTTCGATACGTCAACACGACAGACAATAACGAAGACCGGAAAAAAGATGCCGCGCCGTTTCGCCCATCGTCTGCCGGGCAGCGCTGCTCACCTTTACCTTGACCTCACTCTCCGGCTCTTTTTCGCGCTCCCTTTCGACACCGACGGGCTCTGGCTTTCGTCTCTTTGCTCTGGACGTTGTATGGGGAGCGGCAAGGGCGGACGAGGCTGGCGGCTGTGCTGTGGGCGTGGCTgagctggaggagagaTTTGTGGAGTGCGGCCGCGCTCGTTTGAGGGTCGGCGGCGGCATGTGTTCTTGTGCTGACAtggcgggggagggggggagggggagcaCGGGGGAGAGCAATATGCAGCGGGGGAGTGACTTTACACCTTCAGTTTGGCGAATTGCCCCGGTGGAGGCAGCCTCAGGGTAAATACTGCTCATTATGTAAACACCACGTCACGTGATTTGCCGCAACACACCCGAAAGTTCAAAAGCGCCTGTTCACTTTGCACCCGTGTAGAGTGTTTACTTCTCGACAGCATATATATCCTATATTCACGATGGTATGTATCCGCAACCACTCGACTGAGAATACGACTGATGACCCATAGGGGAAAGCGACAAAAACACGAAAGTTCGCCGCCGTAAAGCGCATGATCAAGCCCAGCGACCCTCGGCTGTACGTCTAGCCACAATGTCTTTTCATTACAGGTGCTGACCACCGAATGTAGGAAAGAAAACGTCGAAAAGGCAGCAAAGAAGGccgagaaggaaaaggctgCGGAAGAACGCAAAGCTGTGTGAGTATCGCATCATTTCAAAAGGAAAACGCGACGCTTGCAATTCTGATGAACCACCCTTTCAAATCAGTGCCCAGGTCTCTTCAagtcttttcctttcgCACAACACCGATCTTGGTCCTCCTTACCGTATTTTGGTGGATACCAACTTTATCAATTTCTCGATCCAGAACAAGATTGAGCTTGTGCAGGGGATGATGGACTGCTTGATGGCCAAATGTATCCCAACCATAACGGATTGTGTGTTGGCAGAGTTGGAAAAGTTGGGGCCAAAGTACAGGCTTGCGTTGAAGTGGGTGGACTTTTTTTTACATGCAGAATATAGaaggggggaggggggcTGACTTGAGAATCATAGGATTGCAAAGGACCCGAGGTTTGAGAGATTACATTGTGACCGTAAGTGCCCGCTCCTCCAAGTCCCGACCTGCTATTCCTGACGCTTTCATTACAGACAACGGTACATATGCGGACGACTGTCTTGTCCAGAGAGTCACTGTGCACAAGTGCTACATTGTTGCCACCGTACGCCAATTTCATCCCATATGAATTCACAACGCTGACACTGTGATTCATAGTGCGATAGGGATCTCCGAAGGCGTATAAGAAAAGTTCCTGGTGTACCGCTCATGTATGTCGTCAAGCGTAGATACCAGATTGAGAGATTACCAGAGTATGTTCTTTTACTCCACTGTTTTGCTTTCGGGGACAAAACTGACAGCTCAATAGGGGAGGCGCTTCTTTCTAGATCTAGATTGGTCAAGTTTTTTGTATGTTTGTACATGTACTATGCATTTTCCATGATACTTGCTTCTATTTTGATCGACGGTCACAGTCTGGCAGCATTTACTGAAAACTACAGATACCCAACACAAATGTCAAGACAAAAAGACGTGTTCCCCCCCCCTAAACCTTTAGATCAAAACGACAAAATTTCACAAACTATGCGGCTATTACCATCCCCCATCACTGGCGCCAGGATGACTCCTGTCACTACTCGCAGAGCTGATCATCTTAGGCGTCTCGTCCCCCGCCTTGTGGTGCAAAGACGACAGTGGAAGGACTGATTCGTCTTCGATAGATTTCTTGAGGTAAACCTCATCACCCTAATTAAAAAAAGACAATAAAAAAGGGTCA includes:
- a CDS encoding hypothetical protein (HMMPfam hit to DUF652, Protein of unknown function, DUF652, score: 229.2, E(): 7.3e-66), whose product is MIKPSDPRLKENVEKAAKKAEKEKAAEERKAVAQVSSSLFLSHNTDLGPPYRILVDTNFINFSIQNKIELVQGMMDCLMAKCIPTITDCVLAELEKLGPKYRLALKIAKDPRFERLHCDHNGTYADDCLVQRVTVHKCYIVATCDRDLRRRIRKVPGVPLMYVVKRRYQIERLPEGGASF
- a CDS encoding hypothetical protein (Match to EST gb|CF185283.1|CF185283), with amino-acid sequence MSSIYPEAASTGAIRQTEGVKSLPRCILLSPVLPLPPSPAMSAQEHMPPPTLKRARPHSTNLSSSSATPTAQPPASSALAAPHTTSRAKRRKPEPVGVEREREKEPESEVKVKIDFNDLPVETLYKYLEAHDLLPRWEPSPWSEEPCIPRMPFFLSGHRAFEHALLTWSSCSPCKKANQLYTIPPAAPTPVPPASVFPTNHDPSPPLERTPSMAPGAEEDVKPTMGTVGIGAEESAAADTGDAGGAADGTTFTSGEKTDGAQQTNGAEEAHQSTNGQVEGGETTAAAPSGQGETTAEEPNGPTTSYDAPIVPVEPPISLDAPSHIPSTADAPPASPHSTPPPPTPPTTRSKTLPSRRPATPPPPSPPPPIRRGVMTLSDVLAAKHVLAEKANAHWAKGLGGGQNKESETIVNFLYKMKVGPGRLLRVYNPMTSAQPPWL